The following proteins are encoded in a genomic region of Aquifex aeolicus VF5:
- the dksA gene encoding RNA polymerase-binding protein DksA: protein MKHLTQEQVNELRAILLEMRRKILESAESQLKDPSNVKFEGGDEIDRADLETERFITFRIKDREAKLLHKIDYALMKMEMGTYGICENCGAQIPFERLKARPVTTMCIECKELEEEMEND, encoded by the coding sequence TTGAAACACCTTACACAGGAACAGGTAAACGAACTCAGAGCTATACTTCTTGAAATGCGGAGAAAGATACTGGAATCTGCGGAGAGTCAACTTAAGGACCCATCAAACGTTAAATTTGAGGGAGGAGACGAAATAGACAGGGCGGATCTTGAAACGGAAAGGTTTATAACTTTCAGGATAAAGGACAGGGAGGCTAAATTACTTCACAAGATAGATTACGCACTTATGAAGATGGAGATGGGTACCTACGGTATATGTGAGAACTGCGGTGCCCAGATTCCCTTTGAGCGGTTGAAAGCCAGACCTGTAACCACTATGTGTATCGAGTGCAAAGAGCTGGAAGAGGAGATGGAGAATGATTGA
- a CDS encoding leucyl aminopeptidase, with protein MEVRAFKDDIKKYKGKSVAVFVYEGDLKPLARLSKGTSNKAKRVAELENFKGKEGEILKVPTLGTSVDFVYIVGLGKKEKVGEDTYRRASANLVKRMRRDKVESTVVVIPRRGDVSKEITKAITEGAILGNYRFDKYKSKKEDEKFEIKEVLINRGDEEGIRLGKIFAEAQNYARNLVNEPGNVINPITLAEEAKKLAEEFGLECKVYDEKQIQEMGMMALYSVGKGSATPPRFIHLIYKPSGKPKEKIALVGKGLTFDSGGLNIKPGDYMRTMKMDKSGACAVLGIMRAIAQLKPDVEVHGLIGAAENMPDGNAYRPDDVIKAKNGKYIEIDNTDAEGRVTLADVLSYASELKPDKIIDMATLTGACMVALGEYTAGLFTNAPDFAEEIKKTAKRTGERVWELPMDDERLRKKIKNTVADVLNTGGRYGGAITAAMFLEEFVGEGIKWVHLDIAGPAWSKEEYGYYTKGGTGFGVRTCLEYIMKVSSNV; from the coding sequence ATGGAAGTAAGGGCTTTCAAAGATGACATAAAGAAGTACAAAGGGAAAAGCGTTGCGGTGTTCGTGTACGAGGGTGACCTGAAACCACTCGCCAGACTCTCCAAGGGAACTTCCAATAAAGCTAAAAGGGTGGCAGAGCTTGAAAACTTCAAAGGAAAGGAAGGGGAAATACTGAAAGTTCCCACTCTCGGAACTTCTGTTGACTTTGTTTACATAGTAGGACTTGGAAAGAAAGAAAAAGTAGGCGAGGACACTTACAGAAGGGCGAGTGCAAACCTCGTAAAGAGAATGAGAAGGGACAAAGTGGAGAGCACAGTTGTAGTTATCCCAAGAAGGGGAGATGTCTCAAAGGAAATAACGAAGGCTATAACGGAGGGTGCTATTCTCGGAAATTACAGGTTTGATAAATACAAGTCCAAAAAGGAAGACGAGAAGTTTGAGATTAAAGAAGTTCTTATAAACAGGGGAGATGAGGAAGGTATAAGGCTCGGAAAGATATTCGCGGAAGCTCAAAATTACGCGAGAAACCTTGTAAACGAACCCGGAAACGTAATAAATCCCATAACGCTTGCGGAAGAAGCCAAAAAACTCGCCGAAGAGTTCGGTCTTGAGTGCAAGGTATACGACGAAAAACAAATTCAGGAAATGGGTATGATGGCACTCTACTCCGTGGGTAAAGGCTCCGCAACGCCACCTAGGTTCATACACCTTATATACAAGCCCTCCGGAAAGCCGAAGGAAAAGATAGCACTTGTGGGAAAGGGGCTTACCTTTGACAGCGGAGGACTGAACATAAAACCCGGGGATTACATGAGGACTATGAAGATGGACAAAAGCGGGGCGTGTGCTGTCCTCGGGATAATGAGGGCTATAGCTCAATTAAAACCAGACGTTGAAGTTCACGGACTCATCGGTGCCGCGGAAAATATGCCAGACGGGAACGCTTACAGACCCGATGATGTAATAAAGGCAAAAAACGGAAAGTACATAGAAATTGATAACACGGACGCGGAAGGAAGAGTTACCTTAGCGGACGTGCTCTCTTACGCGAGCGAGCTCAAACCAGACAAGATAATAGACATGGCTACCTTGACGGGAGCGTGTATGGTAGCTCTAGGAGAGTATACAGCGGGACTCTTTACGAACGCTCCCGACTTTGCGGAGGAGATAAAGAAAACCGCAAAGAGAACCGGTGAAAGGGTGTGGGAACTCCCCATGGACGACGAAAGACTCAGGAAGAAGATTAAAAACACAGTTGCGGATGTCCTAAACACCGGCGGAAGGTACGGAGGAGCGATAACAGCCGCTATGTTCCTTGAAGAGTTCGTGGGTGAAGGCATAAAGTGGGTCCACCTTGATATAGCCGGTCCCGCATGGTCAAAGGAGGAATACGGCTACTACACGAAGGGCGGAACGGGCTTCGGCGTGAGAACGTGCCTTGAATACATAATGAAGGTAAGTTCAAATGTATAA
- a CDS encoding flavodoxin family protein: protein MGKVLVIYDTRTGNTKKMAELVAEGARSLEGTEVRLKHVDEATKEDVLWADGLAVGSPTNMGLVSWKMKRFFDDVLGDLWGEIDGKIACAFSSSGGWGGGNEVACMSILTMLMNFGFLVFGVTDYVGKKFTLHYGAVVAGEPRSEEEKEACRRLGRRLAEWVAIFVDGRKELLEKIRKDPARFVD, encoded by the coding sequence ATGGGAAAGGTTCTCGTTATATACGACACGAGGACGGGTAATACTAAAAAGATGGCTGAGCTCGTAGCGGAAGGTGCCCGTTCCCTTGAGGGAACAGAAGTTAGACTCAAACACGTTGACGAAGCTACAAAGGAGGATGTCCTCTGGGCGGATGGTCTTGCCGTGGGTTCTCCCACGAACATGGGTCTCGTTTCGTGGAAGATGAAGCGGTTTTTCGACGACGTTCTCGGAGACCTTTGGGGTGAAATAGACGGAAAAATAGCCTGTGCCTTTTCCTCTTCAGGGGGCTGGGGCGGAGGAAACGAAGTTGCCTGCATGTCAATTCTTACGATGCTCATGAACTTCGGATTTTTAGTTTTCGGGGTTACCGACTACGTTGGAAAAAAGTTTACACTCCATTACGGCGCGGTTGTCGCAGGAGAGCCGAGGAGTGAAGAAGAAAAGGAAGCCTGCAGGAGACTGGGAAGGAGACTCGCAGAGTGGGTTGCGATTTTCGTAGACGGGAGGAAAGAACTCCTCGAAAAGATTAGAAAAGACCCTGCAAGGTTTGTAGATTAA
- a CDS encoding cory-CC-star protein, which produces MNLREVLKEFYRLKFGQEFGREAQKLEEVFIFLLFADYFGLSTPLKFYLIELYPELVEEFHKWHKKLGLVNSPLDWIKCC; this is translated from the coding sequence TTGAACCTGAGAGAAGTGCTTAAGGAGTTTTACAGACTCAAATTCGGACAGGAATTCGGAAGGGAAGCTCAGAAACTCGAAGAGGTCTTCATTTTTCTTCTCTTTGCGGATTACTTCGGACTATCCACACCGCTAAAGTTCTACTTAATAGAGTTGTACCCGGAACTCGTGGAGGAGTTTCACAAGTGGCATAAAAAACTGGGGCTTGTAAACTCGCCCCTCGACTGGATAAAGTGCTGCTGA
- a CDS encoding DsbC family protein — translation MKKLSFILLSAAFVYASCPEPSKFEEKLKEITQREWKVQAVSEVKDLGLCQVVVKRGLEPLVIYMDKDMNYLITGNVIDLKNGKNLTAETVRKYAKVSPEVLKELEKMTDLKFGKGDKYVYFISDPHCPYCNRLAPILKNWADKNDVQIRVIFYPLPFHKGADEKAASLICKKDVKYEELHTKDKPEKVCEEGMEKVKKNVEYLSKLGVTGTPTLIGMNGKVLVGLPRSEKQLDELVK, via the coding sequence ATGAAAAAGTTGTCTTTTATTTTACTCTCCGCAGCATTTGTTTACGCTTCATGCCCTGAACCCTCCAAATTTGAAGAGAAATTAAAAGAAATAACCCAAAGGGAGTGGAAAGTTCAGGCAGTATCTGAGGTAAAAGACCTGGGATTGTGTCAGGTGGTAGTAAAGAGAGGACTTGAACCCTTAGTTATTTACATGGACAAGGATATGAACTACTTGATTACTGGAAACGTTATTGACCTCAAGAACGGCAAAAATCTAACTGCAGAAACCGTAAGGAAGTACGCAAAAGTATCCCCCGAAGTTTTGAAAGAGCTTGAAAAGATGACAGACCTCAAATTCGGAAAAGGAGACAAGTACGTTTACTTTATATCAGACCCCCACTGCCCTTACTGTAACAGACTTGCACCAATACTGAAAAACTGGGCTGATAAAAATGACGTACAGATAAGGGTAATCTTCTACCCGCTTCCCTTCCACAAAGGAGCGGATGAAAAGGCTGCAAGCCTTATATGTAAAAAGGATGTAAAGTACGAGGAGCTTCACACAAAAGACAAGCCCGAAAAGGTTTGTGAGGAAGGAATGGAAAAGGTAAAGAAAAACGTAGAGTACCTCTCAAAGCTCGGTGTCACCGGAACACCTACACTCATCGGTATGAACGGTAAAGTTTTGGTTGGTCTTCCGAGAAGTGAAAAACAGCTTGATGAACTCGTTAAATAA
- a CDS encoding aminotransferase class I/II-fold pyridoxal phosphate-dependent enzyme — protein MIEDPMDWAFPRIKRLPQYVFSLVNELKYKLRREGEDVVDLGMGNPNMPPAKHIIDKLCEVAQKPNVHGYSASRGIPRLRKAICNFYEERYGVKLDPEREAILTIGAKEGYSHLMLAMISPGDTVIVPNPTYPIHYYAPIIAGGEVHSIPLNFSDDQDHQEEFLRRLYEIVKTAMPKPKAVVISFPHNPTTITVEKDFFKEIVKFAKEHGLWIIHDFAYADIAFDGYKPPSILEIEGAKDVAVELYSMSKGFSMAGWRVAFVVGNEILIKNLAHLKSYLDYGIFTPIQVASIIALESPYEIVEKTAKVYQKRRDVLVEGLNRLGWKVKKPKATMFVWAKIPEWINMNSLDFSLFLLKEAKVAVSPGVGFGQYGEGYVRFALVENEHRIRQAIRGIRKAFRKLQKERKLEPERSA, from the coding sequence ATGATTGAAGACCCTATGGACTGGGCTTTTCCGAGGATAAAGAGACTGCCTCAGTATGTCTTCTCTCTCGTTAACGAACTCAAGTACAAGCTAAGGCGTGAAGGCGAAGATGTAGTGGATCTTGGTATGGGCAATCCTAACATGCCTCCAGCAAAGCACATAATAGATAAACTCTGCGAAGTGGCTCAAAAGCCGAACGTTCACGGATATTCTGCGTCAAGGGGCATACCAAGACTGAGAAAGGCTATATGTAACTTCTACGAAGAAAGGTACGGAGTGAAACTCGACCCTGAGAGGGAGGCTATACTAACAATCGGTGCAAAGGAAGGGTATTCTCATTTGATGCTTGCGATGATATCTCCGGGTGATACGGTAATAGTTCCTAATCCCACCTATCCTATTCACTATTACGCTCCCATAATTGCAGGAGGGGAAGTTCACTCAATACCCCTTAACTTCTCGGACGATCAAGATCATCAGGAAGAGTTTTTAAGGAGGCTTTACGAGATAGTAAAAACCGCGATGCCAAAACCCAAGGCTGTCGTCATAAGCTTTCCTCACAATCCAACGACCATAACGGTAGAAAAGGACTTTTTTAAAGAAATAGTTAAGTTTGCAAAGGAACACGGTCTCTGGATAATACACGATTTTGCGTATGCGGATATAGCCTTTGACGGTTACAAGCCCCCCTCAATACTCGAAATAGAAGGTGCTAAAGACGTTGCGGTTGAGCTCTACTCCATGTCAAAGGGCTTTTCAATGGCGGGCTGGAGGGTAGCCTTTGTCGTTGGAAACGAAATACTCATAAAAAACCTTGCACACCTCAAAAGCTACTTGGATTACGGTATATTTACTCCCATACAGGTGGCCTCTATTATCGCATTAGAGAGCCCCTACGAAATCGTGGAAAAAACCGCAAAGGTTTACCAAAAAAGAAGAGACGTTCTGGTGGAAGGGTTAAACAGGCTCGGCTGGAAAGTAAAAAAACCTAAGGCTACCATGTTCGTCTGGGCAAAGATTCCCGAATGGATAAATATGAACTCTCTGGACTTTTCCTTGTTCCTCCTAAAAGAGGCGAAGGTTGCGGTATCCCCGGGTGTGGGCTTTGGTCAGTACGGAGAGGGGTACGTAAGGTTTGCACTTGTAGAAAATGAACACAGGATCAGACAGGCTATAAGGGGAATAAGGAAAGCCTTCAGAAAACTCCAGAAGGAGAGGAAACTTGAACCTGAGAGAAGTGCTTAA
- the carB gene encoding carbamoyl-phosphate synthase large subunit, producing MPKRTDIKKILIIGSGPIVIGQAAEFDYSGTQACKALKQEGYEVILVNSNPATIMTDPEMADKTYIEPLTADILEEIIKKERPDALLPTLGGQTGLNLAVELYENGVLERYGVELIGANYEAIKKGEDRELFKETMESIGLKVPESAVVRSVEEGLKAVEKIGFPVILRPAFTLGGTGSSVAYNVEEFKEKLKVALETSPIHEVLLDKSLIGWKEIEFEVVRDKADNVIIVCAIENFDPMGVHTGDSITVAPTQTLTDKEYQMLRDAAIAVIRAIGVDTGGSNIQFALSPESGDFYVIEMNPRVSRSSALASKATGFPIAKVAAKLAVGYTLDELKNDITKFTPASFEPSIDYVVVKIPRFDFAKFPEADRTLTTMMKSVGEVMAIGRTFKEALLKAVRSLELDRYGLAFPKLTNVDKVELERNLINPNDQRLWYIAEAFRRGYSVDEVYELTKIDRWFLYNIEEIVKFEEVLRKEELTPEILRQAKEMGYSDWEIAKIKGITEEEVRKLRKEEGIVPTFKGVDTCAGEFVAYTPYYYSSYERPYYTVDGQEILDED from the coding sequence ATGCCTAAAAGGACGGACATCAAGAAGATATTAATAATAGGCTCTGGGCCTATCGTTATTGGACAGGCTGCAGAATTCGACTACTCGGGAACCCAAGCCTGCAAAGCCCTAAAGCAGGAAGGATACGAAGTCATTCTCGTGAACTCAAATCCCGCAACGATTATGACCGACCCAGAAATGGCCGACAAGACCTATATAGAACCCCTTACCGCTGACATACTTGAAGAGATTATAAAGAAAGAAAGGCCTGACGCCCTCCTTCCCACGCTCGGAGGTCAAACGGGCCTAAACTTGGCGGTGGAACTGTACGAGAACGGTGTTCTTGAACGCTACGGAGTTGAGCTAATAGGTGCGAACTACGAGGCCATAAAAAAGGGAGAAGACAGAGAACTCTTTAAAGAAACTATGGAAAGTATAGGGCTGAAGGTTCCGGAAAGTGCTGTCGTTCGCTCTGTAGAAGAAGGACTGAAGGCTGTAGAGAAGATAGGTTTTCCCGTGATACTGAGACCTGCTTTTACTCTGGGAGGGACCGGAAGCTCGGTTGCCTACAACGTTGAGGAGTTTAAAGAGAAGTTAAAGGTTGCCCTTGAGACTTCCCCCATTCACGAGGTTTTGCTGGACAAGTCCCTGATCGGCTGGAAGGAGATAGAGTTTGAAGTTGTAAGAGACAAGGCGGACAATGTCATTATCGTTTGTGCTATAGAGAACTTTGATCCCATGGGTGTTCACACGGGTGACTCCATAACCGTAGCCCCAACACAGACCTTGACGGACAAAGAGTACCAGATGCTCAGGGACGCGGCCATTGCGGTAATAAGGGCGATAGGTGTGGATACGGGAGGTTCTAACATACAGTTTGCCCTCTCACCCGAGAGCGGAGACTTTTACGTTATTGAGATGAACCCGAGAGTTTCACGCTCTTCAGCTCTAGCGTCAAAAGCAACGGGTTTCCCAATAGCAAAAGTCGCGGCAAAGCTTGCGGTGGGCTACACCTTGGACGAACTTAAAAACGACATTACGAAGTTCACCCCAGCCTCCTTTGAACCTTCTATAGACTACGTAGTTGTAAAGATTCCGAGGTTTGACTTTGCAAAGTTCCCCGAAGCGGACAGAACCCTCACCACTATGATGAAGTCCGTAGGGGAAGTAATGGCTATAGGAAGAACTTTCAAGGAAGCACTCCTAAAGGCTGTAAGGAGTTTAGAACTCGACAGGTACGGCCTAGCTTTCCCGAAACTCACGAACGTTGATAAGGTAGAACTCGAAAGGAATTTAATTAACCCAAACGACCAGAGACTCTGGTACATAGCTGAAGCCTTCAGGAGAGGGTATTCCGTAGACGAAGTTTACGAACTCACCAAGATAGACAGATGGTTCCTTTATAACATAGAAGAGATAGTAAAGTTTGAGGAAGTTCTCCGGAAGGAAGAACTTACCCCTGAAATCCTCAGACAAGCAAAGGAAATGGGCTACTCCGACTGGGAGATAGCAAAAATAAAGGGAATTACGGAAGAAGAAGTCAGGAAGCTCAGAAAGGAAGAGGGTATAGTCCCCACATTCAAGGGTGTTGACACCTGCGCGGGAGAATTCGTGGCGTATACACCCTACTACTATTCCTCCTATGAGAGACCTTACTACACTGTAGACGGGCAGGAAATCCTTGATGAAGATTAA